From the Calliopsis andreniformis isolate RMS-2024a chromosome 4, iyCalAndr_principal, whole genome shotgun sequence genome, one window contains:
- the Cno gene encoding adherens junction formation factor afadin isoform X2, with product MTVSEVMATEFANKKAEREALRGVIQQWNANRLDLFELSEPNEDLEFHGVMRFYFQDSGQKVATKCIRVASDATSQAVIETLIEKFRPDMRMLSVPEYALYEIHENEERKLELDEKPLLVQLNWHIDDREGRFLLRRIDDKTNAQGVGFSTSGSSFRRKLSKREKKQMKKQEKLGRLKSLEQDENVLAVDQNGVAEKLYTELPETSFTRSISNPEAVMRRRRQQKLERKLQQFRSKDGGPDTGGTLKIYGEALCKDVPYKTLLLSVRDTAVQVVREMLSKYGLEKVDPQQYCLVQVNSENVNGGTQQEYILDDDECPLAILMNHPSTRGSIMFHVRRRPADYVPRKRKKKPSGKWNEFDHRYEDERLPFLLELNPDGSDIPNGARHRLQPNVTEVGSERPIGPQAVQAQTLTLTGPTVMPRHCVIAFTENIVTLTPCSRDAHTYVNNQRIHQTTILQNGAIIKFGRLHTFRFIDPAPEERIRQRHDSGRQIEYGYERRSPDLTGQETSVERYSSTSETANSSQNQVQGQIQSQNQPNQDQTCHPCSPSKSIPGSGAACFARSPNHASESTHNYETTFDLDGNVETASLTSSRDGNRALQNDRQSRGTDPILPAVLEFLEETEETFFHAVITDVEPSVPQFKLAPTYTLYLAARYRASTHYRPELQPTERAHRLTLMLANVAGMIQRVIQERYMDASSLALWLANGSELLHMLKNDRHVGAFSTRAQDILTEAVHTAFASLVRCISLELAPAMSQFMADADEPAKEAGVLQIFSSTMALLRRCRVNAALTIQLFSHLFHTINATAFNALVSNANLCVRWFGRRLKARLNALETWAERQGLELASQCHLATIMQATHLLQAPKYNAEELATLSSTCFKLNSLQVRALLQKYQPAADEPRLPAELIENVVRVVESVADTLARADGREIRLEEEPTLALALLLPEDGYSSEVIRGVPPGLAEFLAPLQRDGLCRMAPQPTSSGYWTIYMIDHHNNFRSPSAMSNRSGGYSCHMGSSPPQPEIHVIKLHKSTNGMGLSIVAAKGAGQDRLGIYIKSVVAGGAADADGRLTAGDQLLKVDGQSLVGITQEKAAEYLVRTGPVVTLEVAKQGAIYHGLATLLSQPSPIMTRAHKVRPKSEHLEPSTVQEMNDEQPSTSHSMGNLSNVPRHTIDSAERSIEPVSGAITFSASMSGHSYGIDLLNTSNRSNKTCNELESSDTRSRAQVKSSWEFVRASVNSDCNVVSSVEEPLNEKSDIPPCLLDNLHRFTQHFPNVPDVQMRSSCPVARVTNSISITPNSVTACDLNESFPVATIKPHSFSLESIPYIDQTETDDTALISTDESKEDRIENSVKECHVGRVADVSRFLCRPGTIVDDYSSTKDTKEMKYEQGEVTMNEWQKFAVIKNIRLNDEREELVQEVESKLIKDEKDKEVEETLTIHSIGEGELTKCKMKEEKNENFTVSKMLPNDTNLELNLDLSVLNRNPSNDVSNFNKCWKSPEDVRLGCGRVATLAKHFSKLGDTESIELTLHALKLRNHCRKFASEPNFDLPLNSELYDLRSNSYSSGAFGKKSQSELNLSKRTEEYRRNSMQPLQSDRTCDRTTMMNTAMKNNNGGNCKEHASSIDSNRLSLSEQQHVIKQLEEMSNLDDICAYARSDLVSSRIRPGGDSFSRPRRMSERDLPSRLGCDTTAPQQQMHTSKSVPALHNVGTDSKQQHEVFNPGYSRASSSNSVTPPVTQPPSMTPINNSTSLRSRSSHNLHDPVRMGILPPSSLVSRQQSSPNLNPGQTTVGNNGSTTIGTGPTNILTQSNETERFYQNLSVYRNQDSMTKQRCSPSQQSDDRNPLHSQKTARGSQNSLNRPSTFEVNQTRDRPLSAYVSQAQQQPYLGNQLQQQVNTMAPSRSQSSRDIIRQEAKLQEMQEEVRRRELRGGVPVPPTQYRPSLYNIKSTIIPQSTNSVVRPIKSIGSPSNVGSNLVTATPTSTISTVNHGVVRHTNASSYGYLDSQYSPYVLQYGKSPPTHLHQHQHQHQVQAQPQLQSQQHQHQHQHQHQHQHQHQHQHHQHQHQHSQQHQHQHQSGQQQQSHGHIQYVTPASRGKNDLPRSQSNGMSLDYGRDQPGGQDYIVKPYSANQTRQYALGSQYYINDNSDARNDQYGGENDTSRAQTISEETASIQTNEVGTMRSTLPGDGFRESPPPPPPPNTATHPLYNKQPDSRYTASMQDPPRGGYYPANGTAGTALQPRQYQYSATNPWQREEREKEQARRREAARQWRDQQIAELSSLPHRSSQQEEQLRALQLERDFQKRAEEAANQQDEDEESNDLDTESIQRVQGLLRTTTTQDRGNLPEQHNLNLSRISIANQSPRGSHVVQSVGGSMHSTAVTSHGILGQQSVANMCLNPADNSGSHLSLNLQHEQTTQMQTGQVTTPSLIHLGAPQKPTSLGVLQSTEDKELQRRREEDIKRKEIELDESLKKKDEEIKHQHMQQAYQQQQSQLHLQQSQTHFKNQQVLHSNMLRLENLVINGPNISSTQNGNNDAPLPPERGSSYAVMSQQGALRSNNANASNIMTLTHSHQSASIKRVSFHDSNANAESGQRNVPCGNSNTAASSTSMDIITQDPNNFINDAENLLASPKTPEGSGIPITGSTPGVIGAQEVYKDPRQRRLAEKQKQQQNSQIGPVPEKLSFKEKMKMFAMETGEDGTPRDKVKISRAQREIDNIGNNPATLNNSSSNNNNSNTSNSNNIITVNNNSRN from the exons AATGGCCACGgagtttgcaaataagaaagcTGAGCGCGAGGCTCTGCGCGGTGTGATTCAACAATGGAACGCCAATCGTTTGGATTTGTTCGAACTTTCGGAACCGAACGAG gatttagaatttcATGGAGTAATGAGGTTTTACTTCCAAGATAGCGGACAAAAAGTAGCAACGAAATGCATTAGAGTGGCATCGGATGCAACGAGTCAAGCGGTGATTGAAACTTTAATCGAAAAATTTCGACCAGATATGCGAATGCTCTCGGTGCCGGAGTACGCTCTTTACGAGATCCATGAAAACG AAGAACGTAAGCTCGAGCTTGACGAGAAACCATTATTGGTGCAACTAAACTGGCACATCGACGATCGCGAGGGACGCTTTTTACTGAGGAGAATCGATGACAAGACGAATGCTCAAGGTGTTGGTTTCTCCACGAGTGGTTCTAGTTTCCGTAGGAAGCTAAGCAAACGGGAAAAGAAGCAAATGAAAAAACAAGAGAAGCTCGGTCGCCTGAAAAGTTTGGAACAGGATGAGAACGTGTTAGCTGTCGATCAAAACGGAGTGGCGGAGAAACTTTATACGG AGCTACCCGAAACTAGTTTCACCAGAAGCATTTCGAATCCGGAAGCTGTGATGAGGAGGCGTCGTCAACAAAAATTGGAAaggaagttgcaacagtttcgaAGCAAAGATGGTGGTCCTGATACCGGCGGAACGTTGAAGATATATGGCGAAGCACTTTGTAAGGATGTCCCGTATAAAACTTTGCTTTTAAGTGTACGAGATACAGCGGTACAAGTTGTACGTGAAATGCTATCCAAGTACGGCTTGGAGAAGGTCGATCCACAGCAGTATTGTCTCGTACAG GTGAACAGCGAGAACGTTAATGGGGGAACGCAACAGGAATACATTTTAGACGATGACGAATGTCCTCTTGCCATTCTTATGAATCATCCTTCCACACGTG GTTCGATTATGTTTCATGTACGGAGGAGGCCCGCAGATTACGTACCTCGGAAACGCAAGAAGAAACCAAGCGGCAAATGGAACGAATTCGATCATAG GTACGAGGACGAAAGATTACCATTTCTATTGGAATTGAATCCGGATGGTAGCGATATTCCGAATGGTGCACGACATCGGTTGCAACCTAACGTAACGGAGGTGGGTTCGGAAAGGCCTATAGGTCCGCAAGCGGTGCAAGCTCAAACCCTTACTTTGACCGGGCCAACTGTTATGCCGAGACACTGCGTGATCGCTTTTACGGAAAATATCGTCACACTAACACCTTGCTCTAGAGACGCTCATACATACGTAAACAATCAGAGGATACATCAGACGACGATATTACAG AATGGAGCGATTATTAAATTCGGCAGGTTGCATACTTTTCGATTCATTGATCCAGCGCCTGAGGAACGTATCAGACAACGACACGATTCTGGAAGACAAATCGAATATGGCTACGAACG ACGCTCCCCAGACTTGACCGGTCAAGAGACAAGCGTGGAAAGGTACAGCTCGACATCCGAAACAGCAAATAGTAGCCAAAATCAAGTTCAAGGTCAGATTCAGAGCCAGAATCAACCGAATCAGGATCAAACTTGCCATCCGTGTAGCCCGAGCAAGTCCATACCAGGCTCTGGTGCTGCTTGTTTCGCTCGAAGCCCCAATCACGCGTCGGAATCCACGCACAATTATGAAACTACCTTCGATCTCGATGGAAACGTTGAGACTGCCAGTCTGACCAGCAGCAGGGATGGTAACAG AGCATTACAGAATGACCGTCAATCACGTGGAACGGATCCTATTTTACCAGCAGTGCTCGAATTTCTTGAAGAAACGGAAGAGACATTCTTTCATGCGGTGATCACGGACGTGGAACCGTCGGTACCTCAATTCAAATTAGCTCCAACGTACACGCTTTATCTGGCGGCACGATATCGTGCCAGTACACATTATAGACCGGAATTACAACCTACGGAGAGAGCTCACAGATTGACCTTGATGTTAGCAAACGTTGCTGGTATGATACAACGAGTGATACAG GAACGGTACATGGATGCATCCTCGTTGGCTCTATGGCTAGCAAACGGATCGGAGTTGCTTCATATGCTGAAAAATGATCGGCACGTTGGTGCGTTTTCAACAAGAGCACAAGACATTCTCACGGAAGCAGTTCACACGGCGTTCGCATCGTTAGTCCGGTGTATCTCGTTGGAATTGGCTCCAGCGATGTCCCAGTTTATGGCTGATGCGGACGAACCTGCGAAAGAAGCCGGTGTTCTGCAAATATTTTCGAGTACGATGGCTCTGCTGAGGCGATGCAGAGTGAATGCTGCTCTTACGATTCAATTGTTCAGTCACCTGTTTCATACGATTAACGCAACCGCATTtaatgctttggtttcgaacgcGAATTTGTGCGTAAGATGGTTCGGCCGTCGATTGAAGGCAAGGTTAAACGCTCTTGAGACTTGGGCCGAAAGGCAGGGCCTCGAACTCGCGAGTCAGTGTCACTTGGCAACGATTATGCAGGCAACTCATCTCCTCCAAGCGCCGAAATATAACGCGGAAGAACTTGCTACTTTGAGTTCTACCTGTTTTAAGTTAAATTCGCTTCAAGTCAGAGCATTGTTGCAAAAGTATCAGCCAGCCGCGGACGAGCCGAGACTTCCGGCAGAGTTGATCGAAAACGTAGTCAGA GTAGTCGAAAGTGTCGCAGACACTCTTGCGCGTGCTGACGGCAGAGAGATTCGTCTTGAGGAAGAACCCACGCTTGCGTTGGCTCTCCTTCTCCCGGAGGATGGATACAGCAGCGAAGTGATACGTGGTGTGCCTCCTGGATTAGCTGAGTTCTTAGCGCCTCTGCAACGAGATGGTCTTTGTCGAATGGCGCCACAACCAACTAGCAGTGGATATTGGACAATATACATGatagatcatcataataac TTTCGCAGTCCTAGCGCAATGAGCAATAGATCTGGAGGCTATTCTTGTCATATGGGATCTAGCCCACCTCAGCCGGAAATACATGTGATAAAGTTACACAAATCCACCAACGGAATGGGTTTGAGCATTGTTGCAGCAAAG GGTGCTGGTCAGGACAGGCTTGGAATATATATAAAAAGTGTTGTTGCGGGTGGTGCTGCTGATGCT GATGGCAGATTAACAGCTGGTGATCAATTGCTCAAAGTGGACGGACAGAGTTTAGTAGGAATAACTCAAGAAAA AGCTGCTGAATATCTGGTGCGTACAGGACCGGTAGTGACACTTGAAGTTGCCAAACAAGGCGCTATATATCATGGTTTAGCCACTTTATTATCGCAACCCTCGCCTATTATGACTAGAG CGCACAAGGTTCGACCTAAGTCTGAGCACTTGGAACCTTCAACGGTGCAGGAAATGAACGACGAGCAGCCATCTACGTCACATTCGATGGGTAATCTGTCGAATGTACCAAGGCACACGATCGATTCGGCGGAACGTTCGATCGAACCAGTATCAGGTGCGATAACATTTTCGGCTTCTATGAGTGGTCACTCTTATGGAATCGATTTATTAAATACTTCGAATCGTTCGAACAAAACGTGCAACGAACTTGAGTCGAGTGATACGAGATCGCGTGCGCAAGTTAAAAGTTCGTGGGAATTTGTACGCGCGTCGGTGAACAGCGATTGCAATGTCGTGTCATCGGTAGAAGAACCGTTAAATGAAAAAAGTGATATCCCCCCGTGTTTGCTGGATAACTTACACCGTTTCACTCAACATTTTCCGAATGTGCCTGACGTACAAATGCGTTCTTCTTGCCCTGTTGCTCGAGTTACAAATAGCATTTCGATTACCCCAAACTCTGTAACTGCGTGCGATTTAAACGAATCCTTCCCGGTTGCAACTATCAAACCACACAGCTTTTCTCTTGAATCTATACCTTATATCGATCAGACAGAAACGGATGACACAGCATTGATTTCCACGGATGAATCGAAGGAAGATCGCATAGAAAACAGCGTTAAGGAGTGTCACGTTGGCCGAGTAGCTGATGTTTCGCGATTCTTGTGTCGACCTGGTACTATCGTAGATGATTATTCATCGACAAAAGATACGAAAGAAATGAAATACGAGCAAGGAGAGGTAACTATGAACGAATGGCAGAAATTCGCAGTAATTAAGAACATACGATTAAACGATGAACGAGAAGAGCTAGTACAGGAAGTGGAGAGCAAATTAATAAAAGATGAAAAAGATAAAGAAGTCGAAGAGACGTTAACGATTCACTCGATAGGAGAAGGAGAATTGACAAAATGTAAAATGAAGGAAGAAAAGAACGAAAATTTTACAGTTTCGAAGATGTTACCTAACGACACGAATTTGGAGTTGAATCTCGATTTATCTGTCTTAAACCGCAATCCATCGAATGATGTTtcgaatttcaacaagtgttggAAGTCACCGGAAGACGTGCGCCTCGGATGTGGTCGAGTAGCAACCCTGGCTAAACATTTTTCGAAACTCGGCGACACTGAATCAATTGAATTGACGTTGCATGCACTCAAATTAAGAAATCATTGTAGAAAATTTGCATCTGAACCGAATTTTGACTTGCCGCTTAACTCAGAATTATATGATTTACGATCAAACTCATATTCGTCTGGTGCATTCGGCAAAAAATCGCAATCTGAATTGAACctaagtaagaggactgaggaataccgACGAAATTCGATGCAACCACTGCAGAGCGATCGTACGTGTGACAGAACAACGATGATGAATACGGCAATGAAAAACAACAACGGTGGAAACTGTAAGGAACACGCTTCTTCTATTGATAGTAATAGGTTGTCGTTATCAGAGCAACAGCATGTAATAAAACAACTCGAAGAAATGTCTAATCTTGACGACATATGTGCATACGCCAGATCAGATCTGGTCTCGTCCAGAATTCGTCCAGGAGGTGATTCTTTCTCGC GACCTCGTCGCATGAGCGAACGTGATTTACCGTCACGGCTTGGATGTGATACCACCGCGCCTCAGCAACAGATGCATACCAGCAAGTCCGTGCCAGCGTTGCACA ATGTAGGCACCGACAGCAAACAACAACACGAAGTGTTTAATCCTGGATACAGCAGAGCATCGTCCAGCAACAGCGTTACACCACCTGTTACACAACCTCCGTCGATGACTCCAATTAATAATTCGACATCGCTGCGTTCTCG CTCGAGCCATAATTTACACGATCCAGTGAGAATGGGAATATTGCCGCCGAGTAGTCTTGTCAGTAGACAGCAATCGTCGCCTAATTTAAATCCCGGTCAAACGACCGTAGGTAATAACGGATCGACTACGATTGGAACAGGTCCAACAAATATACTTACTCAAAGTAACGAAACTGAAAGATTTTATCAAAATTTGAGTGTATATAGAAATCAGGATTCGATGACGAAACAACGATGTAGTCCCTCTCAGCAATCAGACGACAG GAACCCTCTACATTCGCAAAAGACTGCCAGAGGTTCTCAAAACTCTTTGAATCGGCCGTCTACGTTCGAAGTAAACCAAACTAGAGACCGGCCGTTATCTGCCTATGTATCCCAAGCGCAGCAACAGCCTTATCTTGGAAATCAGTTGCAACAACAGGTGAACACAATGGCGCCTTCAAGATCGCAATCCTCCAGAGACATAATACGGCAAGAGGCAAAGCTTCAAGAAATGCAAGAAGAAGTTAGAAGGCGTGAACTGCGCGGTGGTGTTCCAGTTCCGCCCACTCAGTATCGGCCAAGCCTGTACAACATAAAATCAACTATCATCCCTCAATCGACCAATTCAGTCGTTCGACCAATTAAATCGATCGGTTCTCCATCAAACGTGGGATCAAATCTCGTAACGGCAACACCTACGTCGACGATTTCAACAGTTAATCATGGCGTGGTGAGGCATACAAACGCTTCAAGTTACGGTTACTTAGACTCGCAATATAGTCCGTATGTACTTCAATACGGAAAATCACCACCTACTCATTTGCACCAGCATCAGCATCAGCATCAAGTTCAGGCGcaacctcaacttcaatcccaaCAGCATCAGCATCAGCATCAGCATCAGCATCAACATCAACATCAGCATCAACATCAGCATCATCAGCATCAGCATCAGCATTCGCAACAACACCAACATCAACACCAAAGTGGGCAACAACAACAAAGCCACGGGCATATTCAATATGTCACGCCAGCGTCAAGAGGAAAGAATGACTTGCCTCGTTCGCAATCGAATGGGATGTCACTCGATTATGGAAGGGACCAACCCGGTGGACAAGACTACATAGTTAAACCGTATTCAGCGAATCAAACTCGACAGTATGCTCTCGGATCGCAGTATTACATAAATGATAATTCGGATGCGCGAAACGATCAGTATGGCGGTGAGAATGACACAAGTAGAGCGCAAACCATATCGGAAGAAACAGCTTCTATTCAAACTAATGAAGTTGGTACGATGCGCTCGACGCTCCCTGGAGATGGTTTCAGAGAGAGTCCGCCTCCACCACCGCCACCAAATACTGCAACTCATCCTCTCTATAATAAACAGCCAGATTCGAG ATATACCGCTAGTATGCAAGATCCTCCTCGAGGAGGTTATTATCCAGCAAATGGTACAGCAGGAACTGCATTACAGCCACGGCAGTACCAATACAGCGCCACGAATCCCTGGCAAAGAGAAGAAAGGGAAAAG GAACAAGCCCGTCGAAGAGAAGCTGCAAGACAGTGGCGGGATCAACAAATTGCAGAATTGAGCTCATTGCCTCATAGAAGTTCGCAACAAGAGGAACAACTTCGAGCTCTTCAATTGGAAAGAGATTTCCAGAAAAGAGCCGAAGAAGCTGCAAATCAGCAAGACGAAGACGAAGAAAGCAACGACCTGGATACCGAGAGTATACAACGAGTTCAAGGTTTGCTACGTACAACTACAACTCAAGACCGTGGCAATCTACCGGAGCAACATAATCTTAATTTATCCAGAATTAGTATTGCTAACCAGTCCCCGAGAGGGAGCCATgttgttcaatccgttggaggatcaATGCATTCTACAGCCGTTACCTCGCATGGAATTCTCGGTCAACAAAGCGTGGCAAATATGTGTTTAAATCCAGCCGACAACTCTGGCTCGCATTTGTCGCTTAATCTTCAACATGAACAAACGACGCAAATGCAAACGGGACAAGTAACGACGCCATCTTTGATTCACTTAGGCGCTCCTCAAAAGCCTACTTCGCTTGGTGTTCTTCAGTCAACTGAAGACAAAGAGTTGCAACGTAGGCGTGAGGAAGATATTAAACGAAAAGAAATAGAGTTGGATGAATCTTTGAAGAAAAAGGATGAGGAGATTAAACATCAGCATATGCAACAAGCTTATCAACAACAGCAATCGCAATTGCATTTACAACAATCACAAACCCATTTCAAAAACCAACAAGTGTTACATTCTAATATGTTGCGGTTGGAAAATTTAGTTATTAACGGACCAAACATATCTT CAACTCAAAATGGTAACAATGATGCACCGTTACCACCGGAACGGGGTTCTAGTTACGCGGTAATGTCGCAGCAGGGTGCCCTCAGATCGAATAACGCAAACGCGTCTAATATCATGACATTAACtcattctcatcaatcagcgtCCATTAAGAGGGTTTCGTTTCATGACTCAAATGCAAACGCAGAATCCGGGCAACGAAATGTACCATGTGGTAATTCAAATACGGCTGCTTCGTCGACATCCATGGATATCATTACACAAGATCCAAAT AATTTTATCAATGATGCAGAAAATTTATTGGCATCGCCAAAAACTCCAGAAGGATCTGGAATACCGATCACTGGAAGTACACCGGGCGTGATAGGTGCCCAGGAGGTTTACAA GGATCCGAGACAAAGGCGACTAGCTGAGAAGCAAAAGCAGCAACAAAACTCTCAAATTGGACCAGTTCCGGAAAAGCTTAGTTTTAAGgaaaaaatgaaaatgtttGCAATGGAAACCGGAGAGGATGGAACGCCGCGGGATAAAGTAAAAATTTCGCGTGCACAGCGCGAAATCGATAATATAGGTAACAATCCTGCTACGTTGAACAATAGCAGCAGCAATAACAATAACAGTAACACCAGCAACAGCAATAACATTATTACCGTCAATAATAACAGTAGGAATTAA